Below is a window of Humulus lupulus chromosome 9, drHumLupu1.1, whole genome shotgun sequence DNA.
atggaattaaaatagaaatTTGGGAGGTACTTAGTTGTTGaaaatgttcaaaattggataaaacagAAGTTTGGAAAATGCTATCAGCCTCTCTGCCCGCGGCCTGGGATAAGTCTGGTCGTGGCCACTAGCTtatgtcccccaggccgcgacctCGAACAAACACTGGCCGCAGCCACAATGTTTTTTCAGCTACCAATTTTCCAaacttttccaaaacgttccaaattcattcccacttgattttgtaacttccatacacattatggaagttaaaatcacatctctaacagccatatctttatggctttgagaaattcaaatcaaaatgtgtaacatcaaatctacacattattggctaatatttggaggttacaaatttgtaactgaatttgtaactccaaatatgttacatatttgaatattcacatatatcaaaatattataactctcttttatcttttatttgttacaatatgtgacactcattgtcacattatttaatctaaatatcatattataaaataatataacatacatATAGGAATTTTATTAGGCAGGGCATCACTTTTGCCCCTACCGTAAGGGAGTTTGATATTTCGGCACTTGGAAAAATTATATCCCAATTTTTTTGCATAATggcgtacattatagttataatagACGTCCTgcaaattttttagaaatttcaaataatttacggTGCCGAAATGGTAGTCCAAACAATCAGTTTCACTCgttgctaattttttttatacgcgtgaaAAACAGACTGATTGAACTCTGATTACAGTATTTGGAATCTCCTGAAAATTGGCGAAATGCCTACTAGAATTATCATGTACACTatcataccaaaaaaaaaaagggttataATATATCTAAGTACCAAAAATAGAAAACACATCTACAATAAAGGCAAAAGTGATGCACCTACCTAAAAAACTTCCTATATATTCTCCAAGAACCAAAAATAGAAAACGTCCCTATGGTAGGGGCAAAAGTGATGCCCCTACCTAAGAAAATTCTTATACACGTAGGAATTTTATTAGATAGGGGCATCACTTTTGCCCCTACCATAGGAGCGTTTGATATTTCAACACTTGAAAAAATTATAACGCGTGAAACTAATTGAACTCTGATttaacactgtaaattatttgaaatttcccGAAAATTAGTGAAATACCTACTAGAATTATTATGTACACTATCAtacaaaaaaaattgagttataatatctCTAAGCaccgaaaataaaaaaaataccctATAGTAGGAGCAAAAGTAATAGCACTACCTAAGAAACtcctataaataaaaatatatatatatatttgtcaaCTCCACCAAATTGACGaagtcaaacaaatcatcaaggCAGAAAGACCAGAACTGATAAAAGCCAGTGAACCAGTAAGTTGACTGACCCATCCTTGTTGTTGTGGTGTATATAAAAGGGAGAAGAAAGATATGCCAGTTCCTATCACTAACCATCCGAGAAAATTACTGCTCATAAattattgaaataaaacaaagaaTTTCTCAACTGGCTTTGACACGTTTAGATGCGTTTTCTTCAGTCACTCCCATCTGAAACTGCACAAGTCAATAAAGAAAGAATGATCACCAAAACTTAGGGAATAAATGCCAGAATTCTCATTTATAACAACCAAGGAATGGGGAAGTCTACATGAGAAATTACTATTAAAATGTGGCTAAAATTGAAGCAATATTTGATCCCATAAACAAAGATTTGTATGGAAACGAAAGGGTGAGGATATAATATTATCAAGGGCTTTTGCAAAATGAATTTAACCTTGAAGCAACCCACTTGGTTGCATTGTAAAATTGATAGGTCATTTTGCTAAATTTACTAAGGTTGTCATTTTGGCAAACTCCTGTAATTGTTTCCTGAGACATTAACTTATTCTATACATACTATCTTTGTCTTTCTTAATGCTTCCCCACAGGCATAAACCACCAACTGGATCAACGATCCACAAAGATATTTAAAGAGTAATCTCACTcgcataatttattattattttgaaaagaaACAAAACATGTATTAATGAGGACATAATACAATGGCAGTGTGATAAAGCAGACACAATAACataacaaaagtaaaataaaacccCTTCCCGTACAAAGTCCGGAAGAAAAAAACTCACAcaatttaattaacaaatcaaTCTCCATAATCAACAAAATTTCAAGCTAATGGAGGGACCTAGGTCTAGAGTATTAAAAAGATAAAATTTCTAATAGAAGCTTTTGATTTCTATTGATTTGCTCCCTTAATTATGTGAAAAAGCACCCTAAGCCAGGCTATAAGATGACCAATAAAGAATAGTCTACTCTTTTATGATTCTCATATGAAGAATTACAAAATCCATTTCAAGATGCAAGTACAAACGGCAGATTGCAAACAAAAACAATATAGGTTTTAAGAACAGTGTGCACCTTGAGGTTATATTTCATGAATCCAGACCATACAAATTTTGCACTGTCTTCCAGACCAAACAAAAAGTGGGAGTGACTATCTCAGGCATTATGATTGAGAAGGCCATTTGCAATTATGTTTCTACTTTCATTGCACAGTACTTGTGGATCGCTTCCTTCTATGGGCTTGTGAATAATGACCTTAACTGATCCACTATTCAAAATACCCTCCATTCCCGAAGGCATGACTTTACCAGTTCCTATAAGAGTAATAGGCACTACTGGCACTTTGGTTTTTGCTGCAATGCTGAAAGCGCCTTTCTGCATTTTAACAtgaatagaagaaaataaattcaGAAAACTCGACAAGAATCTTTATATAATTGCAACCTCTTCTCATAAGAAATGAGAAAAACaaaggagagggagagagagagagagaatatctTGAAGTTGACCCTTTCAGTGATTCTAAACAGCTAGATGTATTGCACAGACCTTCAAACCACACAATCAGAGTGCTTTCTAATACAGAAAAACTTTACACTAGGCTTTACATGGctctaaaaactaaaaaatacTAACAAAATTCATCCTTTAAGTTCATTGTTTCTCAATTTTCAATAACCACAACCAGCAGACATAATCTCACCTTAAAAGCACCTAACTTTCCATCTTTACTGCGTGTTCCCTCTGGGAAGAAAAATACAGAGGCCCCCTTCTTTACAAGATCCATGCAGCTCTTGAGACAGTCCTAAATGTAAAAAATCAAACACTCAATTCAAAGAAACTCTATATATCAGTTTAAAGAACAAGAAATTTTACTATATCCCACTTTTCCTACATCATCAATTAGGATTAGAAGGGAAAGAAATACCAACTGACTTTTGCTGTCCATGCGCTTTAAAGGAATCACACCCAACAGAAACATGGCCCATCCAATAACAGGAAAGAGAAATATGCTAGTCTTGCTGATGAACTTAAAGGCTCTACCAAGAGTGAGAAGAGTATATATGTCTAGAAAGCTCTGATGATTTGAGACATAAACAGCTGGAGTATCCGGCAAAGGCAAATTCTCCAATCCCTCAACTGTAATCTTAAAAAATGGACCAACAGTTAAACTTGCCCACATTTTAGCAATAAAATAATGAGCTTTTCTTCGGTATCGATCCAACAAGAGTACAAAAGGATGCTCCACCAGCATCAGCACAAACAGAAAAATTGCGACTACAGAAGTAACAGCATAGAAGCAAATCCCTCTAACTTTTGAGCGCAGACTGATGTCTGCATTTACAAAAAATATCAATAAGAAAACAGATGAGAATTACAACTACAGATTGTAGAAAGAAAATTGAGCCAAAAGAAAGCTATCGAAAAACCTGTTAATGGGGAAGCAGCCTCAGGAATGCCAGTTCCAGTAAGTTCAGATCTCATAATTACATGCCTGGGGATCTTATCTCGGTTTTTCATTGTCACATCATAATGTGGTATGTTAAGTTTCTCCTGTTTATCAGAATAACACCGCGATACAATGTCATGCTTCCTTGGAATACATAGATATGTATTGTGAGCATCTGTAGCAGAAAGGGAGAATAATAATAGTATTGATAAGTTACAGAATTGATAAGAGGAATTAAA
It encodes the following:
- the LOC133800449 gene encoding 1-acyl-sn-glycerol-3-phosphate acyltransferase BAT2, chloroplastic, encoding MESGSSTYGTMSLLCGQGTFLPSKTLLRRMSFKLKSEPQLDLCHGLVSLQSSQVFTCKELYVGGSSHKRLTLSYSNFYAHNTYLCIPRKHDIVSRCYSDKQEKLNIPHYDVTMKNRDKIPRHVIMRSELTGTGIPEAASPLTDISLRSKVRGICFYAVTSVVAIFLFVLMLVEHPFVLLLDRYRRKAHYFIAKMWASLTVGPFFKITVEGLENLPLPDTPAVYVSNHQSFLDIYTLLTLGRAFKFISKTSIFLFPVIGWAMFLLGVIPLKRMDSKSQLDCLKSCMDLVKKGASVFFFPEGTRSKDGKLGAFKKGAFSIAAKTKVPVVPITLIGTGKVMPSGMEGILNSGSVKVIIHKPIEGSDPQVLCNESRNIIANGLLNHNA